One Miscanthus floridulus cultivar M001 chromosome 11, ASM1932011v1, whole genome shotgun sequence DNA window includes the following coding sequences:
- the LOC136493756 gene encoding sucrose nonfermenting 4-like protein gives MSGRGAGTKAKAQQRCSSLRWCSSHDLLCLSPSISRGLVTSLLGARCGGHGDRTPPRRVTGKAAIHSNPTPRCAPFRWVPKIGDPNSRPLAMLRPNASLSSALNMLVQAGVSSIPTVDENDALLDTYSRSDITALAKDKVYTHVRLDEMTIHQALQLGQDANTPFGFFNGQRCQMCLRSDPLLKVME, from the exons ATGAGCGGTCGTGGTGCCGGGACGAAGGCGAAGGCGCAGCAACGGTGCTCCAGCCTTCGGTGGTGCAGCAGCCATG ATCTACTCTGTCTCTCTCCTTCAATTAGCAGAGGACTTGTTACTTCGTTGCTGGGAGCCAGGTGTGGTGGCCACGGCGACAGGACTCCTCCACGAAGAGTGACCGGCAAGGCTGCAATCCACAGCAACCCAACCCCCCGG TGTGCTCCATTCCGCTGGGTTCCGAAAATTGGTGATCCTAACAGTCGTCCATTGGCTATGTTGCGACCTAATGCATCACTTAGCTCTGCCCTTAACATGTTGGTTCAAG CTGGAGTAAGCTCAATACCAACCGTGGATGAAAATGACGCCCTGCTTGACACTTACTCTAGAAG TGACATCACAGCCCTAGCAAAAGACAAGGTCTACACACATGTTCGGCTGGATGAGATGACCATTCATCAG GCTTTGCAGCTTGGACAAGATGCCAATACACCTTTTGGATTTTTTAACGGTCAGAGATGCCAGATGTGCCTCCGATCTGATCCtttgctgaaggtgatggagtgA
- the LOC136491486 gene encoding uncharacterized protein: MSDDGIMASPVVEPPKREQNFLVRVGMDAWTQPFAVAHKVRLVHILKNLHTSEVKIYSDASKEFIGLLDGESGGEVLQEYVQQSPQLRELIEAWSLHREKPGMAYILSLFAAVLGHPDGKLRRHGSVKKSLDGVARMILEDKEKMGDVYLELNSGEFRRQNATLDLLAAIVRRGGGLASEVAERFDFKMAVLPQLTGTMKKKGSRDGGNRRKGAEFGSTRRSFIGFAMSFLEVGNPRLLRWILQQKEVYSGVLRGIGNDDAETVMYVLSTLRDNVLVDESLVPPGLRSVLFGIVTLEQLSLISGNLDAGEAADIAHEVLVMVCTDPKNGLMPGSNLRGNEKRLLYLMKKLKATEVAHHKKLLLAIVSNRLSLCSAYMNEFPYNIEPRSSPSWFSAISLAADVIASANCDSIVQTLSSNSHGLVSVDDEEVQVVLKCIVPKVCSRAMINRGLLHSDDLVKHGSLRLVFESVNLLCYIIEAINCMVSKGRLKSEFIGSEKVTMKIDDFPVLSCSDATDASLVDEVHQEDEMQVKRWTSLREYIQDEVHGAMPDPQVLLKLLSSTSQKHQNYSQSIRKKNAQLSEPPQKKRRCSPSCEVDDIIIGGIDVEQDKDASEERDLDLKNDRTTTLCEIWSLDKQDTKMKDANVVEHVFHSKLLDVLRLYLGVMPSSFDGSYDFFKIIPPNPLDLSIDEQQSLLSLLLEYSGQSRGCLDPERAPESMYKYLQPLVYIMLHSQMKNIRDQAYILVKAAMASSGAFDHNFTEIDAWLVFLPGYEAKWCVRENLRVGAPNKLSHIVIPFLCDAISVVGNNLYKYQEHTRKLISKSGQLEGCSPAFSPLIICVLQKCLRLLDTESGSTKLHEKSTISLYVCNTIHLILQSQVDVHLLPDLIGTVLNERFDKFSSQELNSRIYLAEWRPLTNMLHFLRRISDQQNYSLFNTPEHSPEFDGNSLCSVSRQVEEMLNQEQTNSLDDVATAFLFSIICAPPKDVIGAFPDLLDVVKTRFPSHVAFLSSVLFLQHDYLAKVASCWPDIFFSSIRLLKDDINVDHVSTVEDEWQNLSVSTESAPLSTFLSVSPFCALLPSVLSLAFSSPDEIREAHKDALLRLLEVKLSDCTFSELTLYLRVILFWTHHLLSSYTIKDSNSNNLEQPCHLCFGLLDRVFERIQVLTADLSQSKSAYPAYPVQCIQDIVDSVLRHPVITLSLSCSLSNCQNLADGSLEHLEEALASFAKENLHLIDHFVLNLLGKLYDLLLIFGSYGGNYTDNGPSHESLFAAPNLLLENIILLFKEKFELCMDKVNFGLLLPNFYMVRTLSKFFSPVKLLNLANWMFPKLDGRSSSSPAFVPAVLMCLYITDVAMEMLCCYLQKTDQRSESHLFRDLEIHNSDINAIQQAYHIILHFATKWNIEFSDHCLLKMLCRIHHTERCAGWNTDYIAFHMILSTMAINTPIDTLHHCIFRTSKVKAKAILLLLEASPMHLNFFSQIFLEILNKDTSLLQVKDSDSNNLWAQADGAILLLPAALSCLKFHSDDNRQCAEFLEPVPIFYSELLLCVKGFSSWKSFVTRSIFEEDFRDFIPTSVEDIMVYFSSTLLGKSVAMLHYYFASKEISWKQRLEIVSSIIPESSELLDSDVNDINPTSCNGIMKFTNELFAKVSLIRLLLSPGKSLSNEVASERESKRVHKAKLNFISILVRTIDRILMNFPSSDNIFSYSTKERKVICFLEYVILKNIIELSSEIQSYLNQLKSIPFLAQFIRSSLLHRFNDPVTTKAIRCILVVLSQGKFSADEILELILGHSNFVSTITCNEVSEYPCACNTTGGMLQPAPSILKLVDSSFMEEYKAEISIAEKRRVETIRLLRVLYDIKSRQQNNSQLSESRELVFLLLSVYGATLSETDLEILHLMNEIESPECRTITEVDHLWGTSALKFREELKLDFSKSDTHNTENAEITERRRTLFRENIPVDSKLCAKTSLLYCYKRSSRVSVFSLEQLQRDNFADSFEVTSQRMDVQIYDSIFILRFSIHTLHMGYIEPAEFARLGLLAITLVSIASPDHELRMLGYECLGTFKKSLEYAQRSKETWQLQLLLTYLQNGISEQWQKIPSIIAVFAAEASLTLLDGSHAQFTVIRNFLMHSTSVSLQSIPLFPTLLQSSSVHFKAERLWMLRLLSAGSNLADDAKIYKRGRVLELVLAFCSSPVSDFESKVLVLKVLKKCVKLPVLAHHLVKESGILLWLLSVISVRSEGSVGSESSCSRVTELALEVVNGLISSRLITDWLQETALEQLSAISSYLSVLLINNAKLLKGNARLLTSVLSVITSTMRLSMKRKIYQPHFTLSLHGVFNLCQAIGGSSRSTEHKLAMELGIDAILMNGPIPFFSEMDKSRISMVVSWATSSIFWLYSNQRSLLEISCKEPPRNESLLSKILRLLAASVILGKISSISHGKSVDLARSTSSLETLRSFLDDACERVETATSCSANDTLAVIILYLQDHAAKNSDSLPSVVTALCLLLLDRSSKQVNKHLTNNRGKIEMLCSKIRCPTESNPAWRWHYYQPWKDSALQHTGMERLEEEQACRSLLVLFSNAFSACLSEFPVLSLDDVEKSGLFQWERDSLIKQSST; this comes from the exons ATGAGCGACGACGGCATCATGGCCTCCCCTGTGGTGGAGCCGCCCAAGCGGGAGCAAAATTTTCTTGTGAGGGTAGGGATGGACGCCTGGACGCAGCCGTTCGCGGTTGCCCACAAGGTCAGGTTGGTGCACATCCTCAAGAATCTCCACACCTCGGAGGTGAAAATCTACTCCGACGCTTCCAAGGAGTTCATAGGACTACTGGATGGTGAGTCTGGCGGGGAGGTGCTACAGGAGTACGTGCAGCAGTCGCCACAGCTCAGGGAGCTGATCGAGGCGTGGTCGCTCCACCGGGAGAAGCCAGGGATGGCGTACATACTTTCCCTCTTTGCGGCCGTCCTGGGCCACCCTGATGGTAAGCTGCGGCGACATGGTTCGGTTAAGAAGAGCTTGGACGGTGTCGCTAGGATGATACTGGAGGATAAGGAGAAGATGGGGGATGTGTATCTGGAGCTGAACAGTGGCGAGTTCCGACGGCAGAATGCCACGCTGGATTTGCTTGCTGCAATTGTCAGGCGTGGAGGGGGTCTGGCGTCGGAGGTCGCTGAGAGATTTGATTTTAAGATGGCTGTTTTGCCGCAGCTCACTGGGACAATGAAGAAGAAAGGGAGCAGGGATGGAGGGAATCGGAGGAAGGGTGCTGAATTTGGGTCCACAAGGCGGTCATTTATTGGGTTTGCCATGTCATTTTTGGAGGTTGGGAATCCAAGGCTGCTAAGATGGATCCTTCAACAGAAGGAGGTATATTCAGGGGTGCTTCGTGGGATTGGAAATGATGATGCTGAGACCGTCATGTACGTCCTCTCAACTCTGCGAGACAATGTCCTGGTAGATGAGTCACTTGTCCCACCAGGGCTAAGGAGTGTCCTCTTTGGAATTGTCACATTGGAGCAGCTGAGCTTGATCTCAGGGAATCTTGATGCAGGGGAAGCAGCTGACATTGCTCATGAGGTATTGGTCATGGTGTGCACTGATCCGAAAAATGGATTGATGCCAGGATCAAACTTGAGAGGTAATGAGAAACGCTTGCTATATCTCATGAAAAAGTTGAAAGCTACTGAGGTTGCTCACCACAAAAAATTGTTGCTGGCCATTGTGAGTAATAGGCTGTCTCTTTGTTCGGCGTACATGAACGAGTTTCCTTACAATATTGAACCACGGTCGTCTCCTTCATG GTTTTCGGCCATCTCCCTTGCAGCTGATGTCATAGCTTCAGCAAACTGTGATAGCATTGTTCAAACTCTTTCATCCAATTCACATGGTCTGGTATCTGTAGATGATGAAGAAGTTCAGGTAGTCTTGAAGTGCATCGTGCCCAAAGTATGCTCGCGAGCAATGATAAATAGGGGATTGCTGCATTCTGATGATCTTGTGAAGCATGGTTCTCTGAGGCTTGTTTTTGAATCAGTTAACCTGCTTTGTTATATTATCGAAGCCATCAATTGCATGGTATCAAAAGGGAGACTGAAGTCAGAATTCATTGGCTCAGAGAAAGTAACCATGAAAATAGATGATTTCCCAGTATTAAGCTGTTCTGATGCTACAGATGCATCCTTAGTTGATGAGGTTCACCAGGAAGATGAAATGCAGGTCAAGAGGTGGACATCTCTAAGAGAATACATCCAAGATGAAGTTCATGGAGCTATGCCTGATCCTCAAGTCCTTCTCAAGTTACTCTCTTCTACCAGCCAGAAACATCAAAATTACTCTCAGAGCATACGAAAGAAAAATGCTCAACTTTCTGAGCCTCCTCAAAAGAAACGAAGATGCAGTCCTTCCTGTGAGGTTGATGATATTATTATTGGTGGCATTGATGTTGAACAGGATAAGGACGCGTCTGAAGAACGAGACCTGGACTTAAAAAATGACCGCACAACCACCTTGTGTGAGATATGGAGCTTAGATAAACAAGATACGAAGATGAAAGATGCAAATGTTGTAGAACATGTCTTCCACTCGAAGTTGCTGGATGTTCTCAGGCTTTATTTG GGGGTGATGCCCAGCTCTTTTGATGGATCATATGACTTCTTTAAGATTATACCACCTAACCCATTGGATCTGTCCATTGATGAGCAACAGTCCCTGTTATCTCTTTTACTTGAGTATTCAGGCCAATCTAGAGGATGTTTGGACCCAGAAAGAGCTCCAGAATCAATGTACAAGTATCTGCAACCCTTGGTTTAtatcatgttgcattcacagatGAAGAACATCCGTGATCAAGCATATATTTTAGTTAAAGCTGCTATGGCAAGTTCTGGTGCATTTGATCATAACTTCACAGAGATTGATGCATGGTTGGTTTTCTTGCCTGGTTATGAGGCCAAATGGTGTGTAAGAGAGAACCTAAGAGTTGGAGCACCTAATAAATTATCACACATTGTAATCCCTTTTCTGTGTGATGCTATTTCGGTAGTTGGTAATAACCTGTATAAATACCAAGAGCACACACGCAAGCTTATCTCTAAATCAGGCCAGTTGGAAG GCTGTTCTCCAGCTTTCAGCCCTCTGATTATTTGTGTTCTTCAGAAATGCCTTAGGCTACTCGACACAGAGTCTGGAAGCACAAAGTTACACGAGAAGTCCACAATTTCATTGTATGTGTGCAACACGATCCACCTTATTCTTCAGTCTCAG GTGGACGTGCATTTATTGCCTGATCTTATAGGTACTGTTCTAAATGAAAGATTTGATAAATTTTCATCCCAAGAACTGAACTCTAGGATTTATCTTGCTGAGTGGAGGCCATTAACAAATATGCTGCATTTCTTGAGGAGAATTTCTGACCAACAAAATTATAGCCTGTTCAACACGCCGGAACATTCTCCTGAGTTTGATGGTAACTCGTTGTGCTCTGTATCTAGACAGGTTGAAGAAATGTTGAATCAAGAACAAACTAATTCGCTGGATGATGTAGCAACTGCATTCTTATTTTCAATCATATGTGCACCTCCAAAAGATGTTATCGGTGCCTTTCCAGATCTTCTTGATGTTGTGAAAACACGTTTTCCATCTCATGTTGCTTTCTTGTCCTCGGTTCTTTTTCTGCAACATGATTATCTGGCTAAAGTTGCTAGTTGTTGGCCAGATATATTCTTCAGCAGCATCAGACTGTTAAAGGATGATATCAATGTTGACCATGTAAGCACAGTTGAGGACGAATGGCAGAACCTCTCTGTTTCAACAGAATCAGCTCCTCTAAGTACATTTTTAAGTGTCAGTCCCTTCTGTGCGCTTTTACCTTCAGTATTGAGCCTTGCATTTTCTTCGCCAGATGAAATCAGGGAAGCACATAAGGATGCACTTCTAAGACTTCTTGAAGTTAAATTGTCTGATTGCACATTCAGTGAGCTTACCTTGTATCTGAGAGTCATCTTGTTCTGGACTCATCACCTACTGTCATCATATACTATTAAGGATTCAAATTCAAATAATCTTGAGCAACCATGTCATTTGTGCTTTGGTCTTCTTGATAGAGTATTCGAGCGTATTCAAGTTTTGACTGCTGACCTTTCACAGTCAAAATCTGCATACCCAGCCTATCCAGTTCAATGTATCCAAGACATTGTTGATTCTGTTCTTCGGCATCCTGTTATTACCCTGTCTTTGTCATGCTCTTTATCCAATTGCCAAAATTTAGCAGATGGGAGTTTGGAACATCTGGAAGAAGCTTTGGCTAGTTTTGCGAAGGAAAATCTGCACCTTATAGATCATTTTGTTCTAAACCTTTTGGGTAAATTGTATGATCTTTTGCTAATATTTGGTAGCTATGGAGGTAACTATACAGATAATGGCCCATCCCATGAGTCACTGTTTGCTGCTCCAAATCTTCTGCTGGAGAACATAATATTGTTGTTCAAGGAGAAGTTTGAGCTCTGCATGGACAAAGTAAACTTTGGATTGCTTTTGCCAAATTTCTACATGGTTCGCACACTGTCAAAATTCTTTTCTCCTGTCAAACTCCTGAACCTTGCAAATTGGATGTTCCCAAAATTGGACGGTCGCAGCTCCAGTTCACCTGCTTTTGTTCCTGCTGTTTTGATGTGCCTATATATTACTGATGTCGCCATGGAAATGCTGTGCTGTTATCTACAAAAAACTGATCAGAGATCAGAATCCCATCTATTTCGGGACTTGGAGATCCATAATTCTGATATCAATGCCATTCAACAAGCCTATCACATCATTCTTCATTTTGCTACTAAGTGGAATATTGAATTTTCTGATCATTGCTTGTTGAAGATGCTGTGTCGTATTCATCACACAGAAAGATGTGCAGGATGGAACACTGACTATATTGCATTCCATATGATATTATCTACAATGGCCATCAATACTCCCATTGACACTCTTCATCACTGCATCTTTCGCACATCTAAGGTTAAAGCAAAAGCAATCCTGTTGCTTTTGGAAGCAAGTCCTATGCATCTGAATTTTTTTAGCCAGATATTCTTGGAAATTTTAAATAAAGACACTTCTCTTTTGCAAGTCAAGGATTCTGATTCTAACAATTTATGGGCTCAAGCAGATGGTGCTATACTTCTGTTGCCTGCTGCTTTATCATGCTTGAAGTTTCACAGCGATGACAACAGGCAGTGTGCTGAATTCCTTGAACCAGTTCCAATCTTTTATTCTGAACTACTATTATGTGTTAAAGGGTTTTCAAGTTGGAAAAGCTTTGTTACCCGGAGCATTTTTGAGGAAGATTTTAGGGACTTTATACCCACATCAGTTGAAGATATAATGGTTTATTTCAGTAGCACTCTCTTGGGGAAGTCAGTTGCGATGTTGCACTACTACTTTGCATCGAAAGAAATTTCATGGAAACAACGCTTGGAAATAGTTAGTTCAATTATTCCAGAGTCATCTGAGCTATTAGATTCTGATGTTAATGATATTAATCCCACTTCGTGCAATGGCATTATGAAGTTTACTAATGAATTGTTCGCGAAGGTGTCACTAATTAGACTGTTATTATCTCCTGGAAAATCATTGTCCAATGAAGTAGCTTCAGAGAGGGAGTCCAAGAGAGTGCACAAAGCAAAGCTAAATTTCATTAGCATATTGGTcagaactatcgatagaatacTCATGAATTTCCCATCGAGTGACAATATCTTCTCATACTCTACCAAGGAAAGAAAGGTCATCTGTTTTCTGGAATATGTAATTCTCAAGAATATCATTGAACTGTCCTCAGAGATTCAAAGCTATCTAAATCAGCTGAAATCAATACCTTTCCTTGCCCAATTCATCAGATCATCCCTCTTGCATAGATTCAATGATCCTGTCACAACAAAAGCAATTCGGTGTATTCTTGTTGTGCTATCACAAGGAAAGTTCTCAGCTGATGAAATTCTTGAACTTATACTGGGTCACTCCAATTTTGTATCGACAATAACATGCAATGAAGTTTCTGAGTATCCATGTGCTTGTAACACCACAGGGGGGATGCTACAGCCAGCTCCAAGTATTTTGAAATTAGTTGATTCTTCTTTCATGGAAGAATATAAGGCAGAAATTTCTATTGCAGAAAAGAGAAGAGTTGAAACCATCAGATTACTAAGGGTACTGTATGATATTAAGAGCAGACAACAGAATAATAGCCAATTGAGCGAGTCAAGAGAATTAGTTTTCTTGCTTTTGTCTGTTTATGGCGCAACCCTTAGTGAAACAGATTTGGAGATACTTCACCTTATGAATGAGATAGAGTCACCCGAGTGCCGAACCATTACTGAAGTCGATCATCTGTGGGGAACTTCTGCTCTGAAATTCAGAGAAGAACTGAAACTAGATTTTTCAAAATCAGATACGCATAACACAGAGAATGCTGAGATTACTGAAAGGAGACGGACGCTCTTTCGGGAGAACATACCTGTTGATTCCAAGCTCTGTGCAAAGACATCTTTGCTATATTGCTATAAAAGATCTTCAAGGGTTTCTGTTTTCTCACTGGAACAGCTTCAACGGGATAACTTTGCTGATAGTTTCGAG GTAACATCTCAAAGAATGGATGTTCAGATTTACGATTCTATTTTTATATTGCGATTCTCAATTCATACCCTTCACATGGGTTACATTGAGCCTGCTGAATTTGCCCGGCTAGGGCTTCTTGCAATCACACTTGTTAGTATAGCATCTCCTGATCATGAATTAAGGATGTTGGGCTATGAGTGCCTAGGAACATTCAAAAAATCCCTTGAG TATGCTCAGAGAAGCAAGGAAACATGGCAGCTTCAGCTCCTTCTGACATACCTTCAGAATGGGATATCCGAACAGTGGCAGAAGATACCTTCCATTATTGCCGTTTTTGCCGCAGAAGCATCTTTGACACTACTGGATGGCTCACACGCTCAATTTACTGTCATTAGAAATTTTTTAATGCATTCCACTTCTGTCAGCCTGCAG AGCATTCCGTTATTTCCAACCTTATTGCAGAGCAGTTCTGTGCATTTTAAAGCTGAACGTTTGTGGATGCTTCGGTTATTATCTGCTGGATCAAATCTAGCTGATGATGCTAAAATATACAAGAGAGGAAGAGTCTTAGAGCTTGTTCTTGCCTTCTGTTCTTCACCTGTTTCAGATTTTGAATCGAAGGTTTTAGTCCTTAAG GTGCTGAAGAAGTGTGTCAAGCTGCCAGTTCTAGCTCATCATCTAGTAAAAGAGTCTGGCATTCTGTTGTGGTTATTGTCTGTTATTTCAGTCCGTAGTGAAGGGTCTGTTGGTTCTGAAAGCTCCTGTTCTAGAGTAACTGAGTTAGCGTTGGAG GTAGTCAATGGTTTGATATCATCAAGATTAATCACAGATTGGCTCCAAGAAACTGCCCTTGAGCAGCTCTCGGCAATATCATCATACCTTTCTGTCCTCCTAATTAACAATGCCAAATTATTGAAAGGAAATGCTCGCTTGTTGACTTCAGTGCTAAGTGTGATTACATCAACAATGAGGCTGTCTATGAAAAGGAAGATATACCAACCACATTTTACCTTGTCCCTCCATGGTGTATTTAATCTGTGCCAAGCTATTGGTGGTAGCTCAAGAAGTACAGAGCATAAGCTTGCAATGGAACTTGGTATCGATGCCATTCTGATGAATGGTCCTATACCATTTTTTTCTGAAATG GATAAGTCAAGAATATCAATGGTTGTTTCTTGGGCAACTTCAAGCATCTTCTGGCTGTACTCCAACCAAAGATCTCTGTTGGAAATTTCCTGCAAAGAGCCACCGAGAAATGAGTCTCTACTTTCGAAGATTTTGCGCTTGTTAGCCGCTTCTGTAATACTTGGAAAGATATCTAGCATCTCTCATGGAAAGAGTGTAGATCTTGCACGGAGCACCAGCAGTCTTGAAACTCTTAGGTCTTTCTTGGACGATGCATGTGAAAGGGTTGAAACGGCAACGAGTTGCAGTGCAAATGATACTCTAGCTGTCATTATACTGTACCTTCAAGACCATGCGGCAAAGAACAGTGATTCCTTGCCATCAGTTGTTACAGCcctttgcttgttgcttcttgacAGATCCAGTAAGCAAG TGAACAAACACCTGACCAACAACCGTGGGAAAATTGAAATGCTTTGTTCAAAGATACGCTGCCCAACTGAATCTAATCCTGCATGGAGATG GCATTACTATCAACCCTGGAAGGATTCTGCTTTGCAGCACACCGGGATGGAGCGCCTGGAAGAAGAGCAGGCCTGCCGAAGCCTCCTGGTCCTATTTTCCAATGCCTTCAGTGCCTGCCTGTCAGAGTTCCCGGTGTTGTCCCTAGATGATGTTGAGAAGTCTGGCCTTTTCCAGTGGGAAAGAGACTCTCTGATTAAACAGTCTTCCACTTAG